A region from the Bacteroidota bacterium genome encodes:
- a CDS encoding pectinesterase family protein, translated as MKPLAIIFSLFALICISSANTIIVDINGGGQYTSINTAIINASSNDTIKVWPGTYNEPVTLNKNVVLMGSGYENTRIIGNYNPVVTISAGTIQWFAITSTGGDGIKLNAGIVKNCVIVGCGRYGILYSTGTTAAYVNNCVIYANGSYGIYHDGLSSTTGSLYAVNCISRLNAQIGFVKPSYSYGYFYVSYCNGTTSVTTGNQGNVNCDPPFNSPPLDFHIGENTSCSWNTGNPSLNDPDGSRSDMGYFGGPDCPIYPVVTEIIITPGGNTINLQAKGRANY; from the coding sequence ATGAAACCACTCGCAATTATTTTTTCACTTTTTGCATTGATATGCATTTCATCTGCAAACACAATCATCGTTGATATTAACGGCGGCGGGCAATACACAAGCATCAATACCGCTATTATTAATGCTTCTAGCAATGATACAATTAAAGTATGGCCCGGGACATACAACGAGCCAGTGACACTAAATAAAAATGTCGTACTTATGGGTTCTGGGTATGAAAATACTCGTATTATTGGCAATTATAATCCCGTCGTTACGATAAGTGCAGGTACAATACAATGGTTTGCTATTACTTCAACGGGTGGAGATGGGATAAAATTAAATGCCGGTATTGTTAAGAATTGCGTCATTGTTGGTTGTGGAAGATACGGTATTCTCTATTCCACAGGAACTACTGCCGCATACGTGAACAACTGTGTTATCTACGCTAATGGGTCATATGGCATCTATCATGATGGATTATCTTCAACCACAGGTAGTCTTTACGCTGTAAACTGTATCTCGAGGTTAAATGCTCAGATAGGTTTCGTCAAGCCAAGTTATTCCTACGGCTACTTCTACGTTTCATACTGTAACGGCACCACATCGGTCACCACCGGTAACCAAGGCAACGTGAACTGCGATCCTCCGTTCAATTCTCCTCCGCTGGATTTCCATATTGGAGAAAACACTTCTTGTTCATGGAATACTGGTAATCCTTCGTTGAATGACCCTGATGGATCACGAAGCGATATGGGATATTTCGGTGGACCCGACTGCCCTATCTATCCCGTTGTTACTGAAATCATTATTACCCCCGGCGGTAATACAATCAATCTCCAGGCAAAAGGTCGAGCGAACTATTAA